One part of the Edaphobacter acidisoli genome encodes these proteins:
- the amaB gene encoding L-piperidine-6-carboxylate dehydrogenase: MSIQQEVAQILDRLGVSVDFYTKGTLSVATPITGEVIGQVSTIGAEAAKKAIEQAQQAFLAWRNVPAPKRGELVRQLGEELRAEKEALGRLVTIETGKILSEGYGEVQEMIDICTFASGLSRQLAGLTVPSERASHRMMETWHPLGVVGIISAFNFPVAVWSWNAALALICGNSIVWKPSEKTPLTALATQTIFERAAKKFEGVPANLSTLLIGDATVGQQLVDSPLVPLVSATGSTSMGRAVGPRLAARFARAILELGGNNAAIVGPTADLDLTLRAVAFSAMGTAGQRCTTLRRLIVHEDIYDKLVSQLKKVYGSVVVGDPRESGTLVGPLIDKRAYNAMEKAIADAKAAGANVTGGERVDRNGQAFYVRPALIEIPKQTATVKHETFAPILYVLRYRNFEDAIVLHNEVPQGLSSSIFTMNLREAERFLSATGSDCGIANVNIGTSGAEIGGAFGGEKETGGGRESGSDAWKQYMRRATNTINYGTELPLAQGVTFDID, encoded by the coding sequence ATGAGCATCCAGCAAGAAGTAGCACAGATCCTCGACCGCCTGGGCGTTTCCGTTGATTTCTACACCAAAGGTACGCTTTCTGTAGCTACACCCATCACGGGTGAAGTCATCGGTCAGGTCTCGACGATTGGTGCGGAGGCTGCGAAGAAGGCCATTGAGCAGGCGCAGCAGGCGTTTCTTGCGTGGCGCAATGTACCAGCGCCGAAACGCGGCGAACTCGTGCGTCAACTTGGCGAAGAACTGCGCGCGGAGAAAGAAGCCCTCGGCCGCCTCGTCACGATCGAGACCGGCAAGATTCTCTCCGAAGGCTACGGCGAGGTGCAGGAGATGATCGACATCTGCACTTTTGCATCGGGACTTTCCCGACAGCTTGCTGGTCTTACTGTGCCGAGCGAGCGCGCGAGCCATCGCATGATGGAGACATGGCATCCATTGGGCGTGGTGGGCATCATTTCGGCTTTCAACTTTCCCGTAGCGGTGTGGAGCTGGAACGCTGCGCTCGCGTTGATTTGCGGCAACTCAATAGTGTGGAAACCATCTGAGAAGACGCCACTCACAGCGTTGGCTACGCAGACCATCTTCGAGCGTGCTGCGAAGAAGTTTGAAGGGGTGCCTGCGAATCTTTCGACGCTGCTGATTGGCGACGCAACAGTAGGGCAGCAGCTTGTAGACTCGCCGCTGGTGCCGCTGGTCTCTGCAACCGGATCGACTTCAATGGGGCGCGCCGTAGGTCCTCGTCTCGCCGCGCGCTTTGCGCGTGCGATTCTCGAGCTCGGCGGCAACAACGCGGCAATTGTTGGCCCTACTGCCGATCTTGACCTCACCTTGCGCGCTGTAGCATTCTCAGCGATGGGAACAGCTGGCCAGCGATGCACGACCCTGCGCCGCCTCATCGTGCATGAAGATATTTACGACAAGCTTGTCAGCCAACTGAAGAAAGTTTATGGCTCCGTTGTCGTTGGCGATCCACGGGAGTCTGGAACTCTAGTTGGCCCACTGATTGATAAACGCGCCTACAACGCAATGGAGAAGGCCATTGCCGACGCCAAGGCAGCCGGCGCAAATGTTACAGGAGGCGAGCGGGTCGACCGAAATGGGCAGGCATTCTATGTTCGTCCTGCGCTCATCGAGATTCCGAAGCAGACCGCGACCGTGAAGCATGAGACATTCGCTCCGATCCTCTATGTGCTTCGCTACAGAAATTTTGAGGACGCGATCGTACTGCATAACGAAGTGCCACAAGGGTTGTCGTCTTCGATCTTTACGATGAATCTGCGTGAAGCGGAGCGGTTCCTCTCAGCCACCGGATCGGACTGCGGCATTGCCAACGTCAATATCGGCACGTCCGGCGCAGAGATCGGCGGGGCCTTCGGTGGCGAAAAGGAGACCGGCGGAGGCCGAGAGTCCGGCTCCGACGCCTGGAAGCAGTACATGCGCCGCGCTACAAACACGATCAACTACGGCACAGAACTGCCGCTCGCTCAGGGAGTCACGTTCGATATCGACTGA
- a CDS encoding alpha-amylase family glycosyl hydrolase, with protein MLITRSKFFLALLVAGLLSSPAYSQELARPGWAGFGTASQIWWKGASVYEIDPHSFGGLAGITQHLDYIHSLGTDAVLLTRFQPDAAHPQDIDPAIGTLDDLEELIHQASNHNMRILIDLGVLAPATDPTSIARYWLNQGVAGFHISSLDEAAQLRKIASSYKGQRIVIGDLDTANPIKQGGPQLLLDARLSKVNQLSAAALRTELEAVQPTQDLLLATDGPSTPRSITRLGDGQHDADIAKAVATLLFANHTSALIYSGQELGLPSGEIKWGTPATGALSKIPDNSRSVFAQEANPDSLLSWYRRLIALHHSNATINSAPTTITLDHDSENVLAWIRKPQVPTYKNPPVVIVCNLSAQTVHLSLVDDMKKLHLRGSFLRPILRSDNGMGPMSLDSMTLAPFAVYIGGLGY; from the coding sequence ATGCTAATCACGCGGTCGAAGTTTTTCCTTGCCCTCCTCGTTGCCGGCCTTCTTTCTTCACCCGCATATTCGCAGGAGCTTGCGCGTCCTGGATGGGCGGGATTTGGCACAGCTTCGCAGATCTGGTGGAAGGGCGCATCGGTCTACGAGATCGACCCGCACAGCTTCGGTGGCCTTGCCGGAATCACGCAGCACCTGGACTACATCCACTCGCTTGGCACCGACGCCGTTTTGCTGACACGCTTCCAGCCGGACGCAGCACACCCTCAAGATATCGATCCGGCAATTGGCACGCTCGATGATTTGGAAGAGCTGATCCATCAGGCAAGTAATCACAACATGAGGATTCTGATCGACCTTGGCGTGCTTGCCCCTGCGACCGACCCGACCAGCATTGCGCGCTACTGGCTCAACCAGGGAGTGGCCGGCTTCCACATCAGCAGCCTCGATGAAGCCGCTCAGTTGCGAAAGATCGCCAGCAGCTACAAAGGCCAGCGAATCGTCATCGGTGACCTCGACACTGCGAATCCGATAAAGCAGGGCGGTCCGCAGCTTCTTCTCGATGCGCGACTCAGCAAGGTGAACCAGCTCTCGGCCGCAGCATTGCGAACTGAACTTGAAGCGGTGCAGCCAACGCAAGATCTGTTATTGGCCACCGACGGCCCGAGCACGCCACGCAGCATTACCCGCCTGGGCGACGGCCAGCACGATGCCGATATCGCAAAGGCAGTGGCCACACTACTATTTGCAAATCATACGTCTGCGCTGATTTATTCCGGACAGGAACTCGGCCTGCCTTCAGGCGAGATCAAGTGGGGTACGCCTGCGACCGGCGCGCTCTCGAAGATTCCCGACAACTCACGCAGCGTGTTCGCGCAAGAGGCCAACCCCGACTCGTTGCTCAGTTGGTATCGCAGGCTCATCGCGCTGCATCACAGTAACGCAACGATCAACTCCGCGCCAACGACGATCACGCTCGACCACGACAGCGAGAACGTTCTTGCGTGGATACGTAAACCACAAGTCCCAACCTATAAAAATCCGCCAGTAGTGATCGTGTGCAATCTCTCGGCGCAGACGGTGCATCTGTCGCTCGTGGATGACATGAAGAAGCTGCATCTGCGCGGCAGCTTCCTGCGTCCCATCCTTCGCTCGGACAATGGCATGGGGCCAATGTCGCTTGATTCGATGACACTGGCTCCGTTCGCGGTTTATATCGGTGGGCTGGGCTATTAG
- a CDS encoding LOG family protein, with protein sequence MNTNPDDLKELESAPLAYENSDFINSPDGRILRILAEYQEPMARFRRERIQDTVVFFGSARFRALDVANSALELLENTGSAQPAPKHEQPASRDEIEKGEASAQKLKLAEAAVEMARYYEDARKLAGMLASWSASLPGRRHRFVITSGGGPGIMEAANRGAHEAGCKTIGLNIKLPFEQHPNPYITPALNFDFHYFFMRKYWFAYLAKALVVFPGGFGTLDEMFEVLTLAQTKKLAKKITVVVYGSSYWKNVINLDLLAEKGAIARSDLDLFQFADTPEDAFAMLKKGLTENHLESEYEREQRRLEAERIPDEPAPSAQEMLGPDIAKTL encoded by the coding sequence ATGAACACAAACCCAGACGATTTGAAAGAATTGGAAAGTGCCCCGCTGGCATACGAGAACAGCGACTTCATCAACTCGCCCGACGGGCGCATCTTGCGCATCCTGGCCGAATATCAGGAACCGATGGCGCGCTTTCGCCGCGAACGCATTCAGGATACGGTGGTTTTCTTCGGCTCAGCGCGCTTCCGTGCGCTCGACGTAGCTAACTCCGCCCTAGAGTTGCTCGAAAACACCGGATCGGCACAACCGGCTCCCAAGCACGAACAGCCCGCGAGCCGCGATGAAATCGAAAAAGGAGAAGCCAGCGCTCAGAAATTAAAGCTCGCCGAGGCCGCTGTCGAAATGGCCCGCTACTACGAGGACGCCCGCAAGCTGGCTGGAATGCTGGCTTCGTGGTCAGCTTCACTACCAGGCCGCAGGCACCGCTTCGTCATCACCTCCGGCGGAGGCCCAGGCATCATGGAAGCCGCCAACCGCGGCGCGCACGAGGCCGGATGCAAGACCATCGGGCTGAATATCAAACTGCCCTTCGAGCAACATCCGAATCCCTACATCACGCCGGCGCTCAACTTCGACTTCCATTACTTCTTCATGCGCAAATACTGGTTCGCATATCTGGCAAAGGCGCTGGTGGTCTTTCCCGGGGGATTCGGCACGCTCGATGAGATGTTCGAGGTGCTGACGCTGGCCCAAACTAAAAAACTAGCAAAAAAGATCACCGTTGTGGTCTACGGATCTTCGTATTGGAAGAATGTCATCAATCTGGATTTGCTGGCAGAGAAGGGCGCAATTGCGCGTTCGGACCTCGACCTGTTTCAGTTCGCCGATACACCCGAAGATGCCTTCGCCATGCTGAAAAAGGGCCTGACTGAAAATCATCTGGAGTCAGAGTACGAGCGCGAGCAGCGCCGTCTGGAAGCCGAACGAATTCCCGACGAACCCGCTCCAAGCGCACAAGAGATGCTAGGACCCGATATCGCCAAGACGCTGTAG
- a CDS encoding ABC-F family ATP-binding cassette domain-containing protein — translation MLQLSAAGKRFGPKLLFEDVNWLITPNERTGLVGGNGTGKSTLLKVLAGAETLDYGQLTRVKGMTLGYLPQDGLALRGKTVFAECLSVFDHLHALEREAEELTHTLSEVDPKSKEYEAAAERYSDIADQLHVHDIYTLDAQVGAVLGGLGFSREDWERKTEEFSGGWQMRIALAKLLLQKPSLLLLDEPTNHLDLESRNWLESYLHDYPNAFILISHDRYFLDVTVNKIVEVWNKHMHTYHGNYEKYVQQKEERRATLTAAYKNQRDRIEALEAFINRFRYQATKAKQVQSRIKELEKIERIEIPEEEATIHFTIPPAPASGRTVIEAQNLRKVYPTPDGGEKLILDNLNFTIERGDRIALVGANGAGKSTLIRLLSEQEEPTSGTVRLGHNALVDFFAQDQYKVLDPNAVMMDDIAAAAPKVPVVELRSLLGCFMFSGDDVFKKLGVLSGGERNRYAMAKMLVSPSNMLLLDEPTNHLDLRAKDVLLDAIKNFTGTVLFVSHDRYFIDGLATRVFEVEDRRLHIYPGNYEEYLWRKQGGPEKVAERIAVDLAAASPSLTTSHASQTPAAIAFADAPHGTVEKPASQHPTAPIKRLNPIKLKQLEDRLHAAEDEITWLESAIHSAEERLSNFTSAEQSQRDAAELDQLREKRLSMLSEWEELTLTLEEQATVS, via the coding sequence ATGCTTCAACTCTCAGCTGCCGGAAAGCGTTTCGGCCCCAAACTCCTCTTCGAAGATGTCAACTGGCTCATTACGCCGAACGAGCGCACCGGTTTGGTCGGCGGCAATGGCACGGGTAAATCCACTCTGCTCAAAGTGCTTGCAGGGGCTGAGACACTCGACTACGGACAGCTCACTCGTGTGAAGGGCATGACTCTTGGCTACCTACCGCAAGACGGGCTTGCCTTGCGCGGCAAGACCGTCTTCGCCGAATGCCTCTCCGTCTTCGATCACCTGCACGCTCTTGAACGAGAGGCTGAGGAACTGACGCATACGCTCTCTGAGGTGGATCCAAAGTCGAAGGAGTACGAGGCAGCGGCTGAGCGTTACTCCGATATTGCCGACCAGCTTCATGTTCACGACATCTATACTCTGGACGCGCAGGTAGGCGCAGTGCTCGGCGGCCTCGGCTTCTCCAGGGAAGACTGGGAGCGTAAGACTGAGGAATTCTCCGGCGGTTGGCAGATGCGCATTGCTTTGGCCAAGCTGCTCTTGCAAAAGCCCAGCCTGCTGCTACTGGACGAGCCAACCAACCATCTCGATCTGGAGTCGCGCAATTGGCTCGAGAGTTACCTCCACGATTACCCCAACGCCTTCATCCTGATCTCGCATGACCGCTACTTTCTCGATGTGACGGTCAATAAGATTGTCGAGGTTTGGAACAAGCACATGCATACGTACCACGGCAACTATGAGAAGTATGTGCAGCAAAAGGAAGAGCGCCGCGCAACGTTGACTGCCGCATACAAAAATCAGCGTGACCGCATTGAGGCATTGGAAGCTTTCATCAACCGCTTTCGCTACCAGGCGACGAAGGCCAAGCAGGTGCAGTCGCGCATTAAGGAACTGGAGAAGATCGAGCGCATCGAGATTCCTGAAGAAGAGGCGACCATTCACTTCACAATTCCACCCGCGCCAGCCAGTGGGCGCACTGTGATTGAGGCTCAAAATCTGCGTAAGGTGTATCCAACGCCAGATGGTGGTGAGAAGCTCATTCTCGACAACCTTAACTTCACCATCGAGCGCGGCGACCGTATCGCCCTCGTAGGGGCAAACGGTGCAGGGAAGTCAACGTTGATTCGCCTGTTGAGTGAGCAGGAAGAGCCGACGAGCGGCACCGTACGGCTTGGCCACAATGCGCTGGTCGACTTTTTTGCGCAGGATCAGTACAAAGTACTCGATCCGAACGCCGTCATGATGGATGATATTGCTGCTGCTGCGCCAAAGGTCCCGGTGGTCGAGTTGCGCAGCCTGCTCGGCTGCTTCATGTTCTCAGGCGACGATGTCTTCAAGAAGCTGGGCGTGCTCTCTGGCGGGGAACGCAACCGCTACGCGATGGCCAAGATGCTGGTCTCGCCCTCGAACATGCTGCTCCTCGATGAGCCGACGAACCATCTTGACCTGCGCGCAAAGGATGTGTTGCTCGATGCGATCAAGAACTTTACCGGTACGGTGCTGTTCGTCTCGCATGACCGCTACTTTATCGACGGCCTGGCAACGCGCGTCTTCGAAGTCGAAGACCGCCGTCTACACATCTATCCCGGCAACTACGAGGAATATCTGTGGCGCAAGCAGGGCGGCCCTGAGAAGGTTGCCGAGCGGATTGCCGTAGATCTGGCTGCCGCTTCGCCCTCTCTGACGACTTCTCACGCTAGTCAAACGCCGGCTGCAATCGCCTTCGCTGATGCTCCACACGGAACAGTGGAGAAGCCCGCTTCACAGCATCCGACGGCACCTATCAAGCGCCTGAATCCGATCAAACTGAAGCAGCTTGAAGACCGCTTACACGCTGCCGAAGACGAGATAACCTGGTTGGAGTCTGCAATTCATTCGGCCGAAGAGCGTCTGAGCAACTTTACTTCAGCCGAGCAGTCGCAGAGAGACGCCGCTGAACTGGATCAACTCCGCGAGAAGCGCTTGTCGATGCTCTCCGAATGGGAAGAACTCACCCTCACTCTCGAAGAGCAGGCAACAGTCAGTTAG
- a CDS encoding lactonase family protein encodes MLLVGTQTAETSKGIYAYSLDSTTGELKQIGLAAAADNPTFLVLGPDHKTVFVANEVNQYEGKSSGAVSSYHLDREAAKLVKISESATGGPGTCHVAVDHTGRAAFGANYAGGSATSFRVGADGHLSPAVWFEQYSGHGPDSRRQQMPHAHRVTVSPDNRFLLVNDLGLDEIHIYKLNATTAEVKPNDPAVWRSDAGAGPRALKFHPNGRWAYCVTEMHSTVDVLDWNAEQGALKTVQVVSMADVPREHWKTGGADIVFDRSARFAYAADRFYGVLVTFAVSPEDGKLTILERTPCGGKIPRHIALDPSERWILAANQDSDNISVFSRDTKTGKLSSEGKSFPISKPQCLVFA; translated from the coding sequence TTGTTACTTGTCGGAACGCAAACAGCTGAGACGAGCAAGGGCATCTATGCATATTCACTGGATTCGACAACGGGTGAGCTAAAGCAGATCGGACTTGCGGCAGCAGCGGACAATCCAACATTCCTCGTGCTTGGCCCCGACCACAAAACTGTCTTTGTCGCCAACGAAGTCAATCAATACGAAGGTAAAAGCAGCGGGGCTGTGTCGAGTTACCACCTGGATCGAGAAGCCGCGAAGCTGGTCAAAATCAGTGAATCGGCGACCGGTGGGCCAGGAACGTGTCACGTTGCTGTCGACCACACAGGGCGCGCTGCGTTCGGAGCAAATTACGCAGGAGGAAGTGCAACCTCGTTCCGCGTCGGCGCCGACGGACATCTCAGCCCCGCAGTCTGGTTCGAGCAATACTCGGGTCATGGGCCAGACAGTCGACGTCAGCAAATGCCTCATGCGCATCGTGTAACGGTATCGCCAGACAATCGCTTCTTACTGGTCAACGATCTCGGCCTGGACGAGATCCATATCTATAAACTCAACGCGACCACAGCAGAGGTGAAGCCGAACGATCCAGCGGTGTGGCGTTCCGATGCTGGAGCAGGTCCGCGCGCATTGAAGTTTCATCCGAATGGACGCTGGGCATACTGCGTGACGGAGATGCACTCGACGGTCGATGTGCTTGATTGGAATGCTGAGCAGGGGGCACTGAAGACGGTGCAGGTCGTCTCAATGGCCGATGTGCCGCGTGAGCACTGGAAGACAGGCGGAGCTGATATTGTGTTCGACCGCTCGGCGCGGTTTGCCTATGCCGCCGACAGGTTTTACGGCGTGCTCGTGACTTTTGCGGTTTCGCCTGAAGATGGAAAGCTAACCATTCTGGAGCGGACACCCTGCGGAGGAAAGATTCCCCGCCACATCGCATTGGACCCAAGCGAGCGATGGATACTGGCTGCAAATCAGGACTCGGACAACATTTCGGTCTTTAGCAGGGATACCAAGACCGGAAAACTGAGCAGCGAAGGAAAAAGCTTCCCAATCTCGAAGCCGCAGTGTCTGGTGTTTGCGTAG